One Glycine max cultivar Williams 82 chromosome 4, Glycine_max_v4.0, whole genome shotgun sequence DNA segment encodes these proteins:
- the LOC100527590 gene encoding phosphatidylinositol-glycan biosynthesis class X protein-like precursor, translating into MATRRCIQLFIYFLATCSSLADSVSSPVPVNKFLMQSYYDRYTILHDSDFDNFMSQAIPSGSSCGFVLRLSDLKRTLIGEGSHRSVSTLIKFQTQQLKCELLSYSCEFIIIERLPSGVFADPFELQHLVHRGIFSDVAVFGDTNLELPSFLSNRSAVEIHLLVDPNILQEPTDIKMELPLHARYQPLNESGYSTVEFGAPDMLVRCGTKGKVENHYCFFKLEKDDANLYGPHTVWRIPSGIKAHADLVSAATFIAALLSTLAIVVASLYYSNS; encoded by the exons ATGGCAACTCGGCGATGCATTCAACTCTTCATTTATTTCTTAGCTACATGCTCTTCGCTTGCCGATTCAGTTTCAAGTCCG GTGCCCGTCAACAAATTTCTGATGCAGTCCTATTACGACAGATACACGATTTTACACGATTcggattttgataattttatgtcTCAAGCAATCCCTTCTGGTTCTTCGTGTGGATTTGTGTTGAGATTGTCAGATTTAAAGCGCACTCTTATTGGTGAAGGTTCACATCGTAGTGTCTCTACATTAATCAAATTTCAGACCCAACAGTTAAAGTGTGAACTGTTAAGCTACTCATGTGAATTCATAATTATTGAAAGATTGCCTTCTGGAGTTTTTGCTGATCCATTTGAGTTACAACATCTTGTTCACCGTGGCA TTTTCAGTGATGTAGCTGTCTTTGGTGACACAAATCTGGAGCTGCCTTCATTCTTGTCCAATCGTTCTGCTGTTGAAATTCACTTGCTTGTTGACCCAAATATATTGCAAGAGCCAACTGATATAAAAATGGAGCTTCCATTGCATGCTCGATATCAA CCCCTTAATGAAAGTGGGTACTCGACGGTTGAATTTGGTGCACCGGATATGTTAGTGCGCTGCGGCACAAAAGGAAAGGTGGAAAACCACTATTGCTTCTTCAAATTGGAAAAGGATGACGCCAATCTGTATGGTCCTCATACTGTTTGGAGAATACCTTCTGGAATAAAGGCACATGCTGATCTTGTTTCTGCAGCTACATTTATTGCAGCTTTGTTATCAACTCTTGCAATTGTTGTTGCATCATTATATTATTCCAATAGCTGA
- the LOC100527590 gene encoding phosphatidylinositol-glycan biosynthesis class X protein-like isoform X1, with the protein MATRRCIQLFIYFLATCSSLADSVSSPVSITLFFICLFCFLLILPNDFFLLFQVPVNKFLMQSYYDRYTILHDSDFDNFMSQAIPSGSSCGFVLRLSDLKRTLIGEGSHRSVSTLIKFQTQQLKCELLSYSCEFIIIERLPSGVFADPFELQHLVHRGIFSDVAVFGDTNLELPSFLSNRSAVEIHLLVDPNILQEPTDIKMELPLHARYQPLNESGYSTVEFGAPDMLVRCGTKGKVENHYCFFKLEKDDANLYGPHTVWRIPSGIKAHADLVSAATFIAALLSTLAIVVASLYYSNS; encoded by the exons ATGGCAACTCGGCGATGCATTCAACTCTTCATTTATTTCTTAGCTACATGCTCTTCGCTTGCCGATTCAGTTTCAAGTCCGGTTAGTATAACTCTTTTCTTTATCtgccttttttgttttcttttaattttaccaAATGATTTCTTCTTGCTTTTTCAGGTGCCCGTCAACAAATTTCTGATGCAGTCCTATTACGACAGATACACGATTTTACACGATTcggattttgataattttatgtcTCAAGCAATCCCTTCTGGTTCTTCGTGTGGATTTGTGTTGAGATTGTCAGATTTAAAGCGCACTCTTATTGGTGAAGGTTCACATCGTAGTGTCTCTACATTAATCAAATTTCAGACCCAACAGTTAAAGTGTGAACTGTTAAGCTACTCATGTGAATTCATAATTATTGAAAGATTGCCTTCTGGAGTTTTTGCTGATCCATTTGAGTTACAACATCTTGTTCACCGTGGCA TTTTCAGTGATGTAGCTGTCTTTGGTGACACAAATCTGGAGCTGCCTTCATTCTTGTCCAATCGTTCTGCTGTTGAAATTCACTTGCTTGTTGACCCAAATATATTGCAAGAGCCAACTGATATAAAAATGGAGCTTCCATTGCATGCTCGATATCAA CCCCTTAATGAAAGTGGGTACTCGACGGTTGAATTTGGTGCACCGGATATGTTAGTGCGCTGCGGCACAAAAGGAAAGGTGGAAAACCACTATTGCTTCTTCAAATTGGAAAAGGATGACGCCAATCTGTATGGTCCTCATACTGTTTGGAGAATACCTTCTGGAATAAAGGCACATGCTGATCTTGTTTCTGCAGCTACATTTATTGCAGCTTTGTTATCAACTCTTGCAATTGTTGTTGCATCATTATATTATTCCAATAGCTGA
- the LOC100807356 gene encoding protein TIFY 10A has translation MSSSLAEKSTFSRTCTLLRQYLKEKGSFGDLTLGIALPCTNGSPDTSCHSATTMQSVYPRHLEIPTFINPSSTEKEAKAAQLTIFYDGQVVVFDDFPADKVQEMMSLALATKGISQSQNSSAYAQTHNQQGNNHPSSIPNIIPQAPSTPIVNDMPIARKASLHRFLEKRKDRIAAKSPYQTNSPISAPNKQAESLDAKPHI, from the exons ATGTCGAGCTCACTGGCGGAGAAGTCCACCTTCTCTCGGACTTGTACTCTTCTGAGGCAATACCTCAAGGAGAAGGGCAGCTTTGGAGACCTTACCCTCGGGATTGCATTGCCATGCACCAACG GTTCCCCTGACACATCATGTCACTCTGCAACAACCATGCAGTCTGTTTATCCTCGCCACTTGGAGATTCCAACTTTTATTAACCCAAG CTCTACGGAGAAGGAGGCTAAAGCTGCTCAGTTGACTATCTTCTATGATGGGCAAgttgttgtgtttgatgatttTCCTGCTGATAAAGTGCAGGAGATGATGTCTTTGGCCTTGGCCACCAAGGGAATTTCCCAAAGCCAGAACTCCTCTGCATATGCTCAAACTCATAACCAGCAAGGAAATAATCATCCTTCAAGTATTCCTAATATCATTCCTCAAGCGCCATCCACACCAATTGTTAATG ACATGCCAATCGCCAGGAAAGCTTCCCTTCATCGGTTCCTTGAGAAGAGGAAAGATAG AATTGCTGCCAAATCGCCATATCAAACAAACAGTCCTATCTCTGCTCCTAATAAGCAGGCCGAATCCCTAGATGCTAAACCACACATCTGA